A stretch of Chitinophaga caeni DNA encodes these proteins:
- a CDS encoding L-serine ammonia-lyase has protein sequence MAHECISVFDIFKIGVGPSSSHTLGPWRAALRFVEELKEKGRLQDTIQLKVLLYGSLAKTGHGHGTDIAVLMGLSGEDPVTCDVNLLDSKIDDIRRHKKLKLGSEMEIDFDPLMDLEFLYDESLPFHPNAMTLLVSFSNEEQIAETYYSIGGGFVVKEGDHTGTGNQVDLPFPIDTAQQLLQWCIKTGYSISELVLENESAWRPETATKEGVLNTWNVMQSCIYRGCHTTGELPGGLKVARRAAALNKKLLKGRTYTDFSSWIEAIRAGGNHFGYTLDWVSCFALAVNEENASFGRVVTAPTNGAAGVIPAVLQYFIVFCDGHDDQKIIQFILTASEIGSIFKKRSTISAAMGGCQAEIGVSSAMAAAALTEALGGTQRQALMAAEIAMEHHLGLTCDPIGGLVQVPCIERNTMGAIKAITASQLALQSNPELAKVSLDAVVKTMWDTALDMNSKYKETSDGGLAVNIPISLPEC, from the coding sequence GTGGCACACGAGTGCATTTCTGTTTTCGACATATTCAAAATCGGGGTAGGGCCTTCCAGCTCGCATACATTAGGCCCATGGAGGGCAGCTTTACGTTTCGTAGAGGAGTTAAAAGAAAAGGGGCGTTTACAAGATACGATACAGCTAAAAGTTTTGCTATACGGCTCCCTTGCAAAAACCGGGCATGGGCACGGTACCGATATTGCCGTTTTGATGGGCTTAAGCGGTGAAGATCCCGTAACTTGCGATGTTAACTTGCTGGATTCAAAGATCGATGATATTCGCCGGCACAAAAAGTTGAAACTCGGCAGTGAAATGGAGATTGATTTTGATCCCTTGATGGATCTTGAATTTCTTTACGATGAATCACTCCCTTTCCATCCGAATGCCATGACTTTGCTGGTATCATTCTCCAATGAAGAACAAATTGCCGAAACTTATTACTCTATCGGTGGCGGGTTTGTTGTTAAAGAAGGTGACCATACGGGTACCGGCAATCAAGTAGATCTCCCCTTCCCTATTGACACGGCCCAACAATTGTTGCAATGGTGTATTAAAACAGGCTATTCCATCTCGGAATTGGTACTGGAGAATGAAAGCGCTTGGCGCCCGGAAACTGCTACGAAAGAAGGTGTACTGAATACCTGGAACGTGATGCAATCCTGCATTTACCGGGGTTGTCATACTACCGGGGAACTACCCGGCGGGTTGAAAGTTGCACGCAGGGCTGCGGCACTAAATAAAAAGTTGCTTAAGGGAAGAACTTACACGGACTTTTCCAGTTGGATCGAAGCAATCCGTGCCGGAGGCAACCATTTCGGGTATACCCTTGATTGGGTCAGTTGCTTCGCCTTGGCTGTTAACGAGGAAAATGCTTCATTCGGGCGGGTAGTTACAGCGCCGACCAATGGTGCTGCCGGTGTAATACCAGCAGTATTACAATATTTCATCGTTTTCTGTGACGGGCATGATGATCAGAAAATTATCCAATTTATATTAACCGCTTCTGAAATCGGTAGTATCTTTAAAAAACGTTCTACGATCTCCGCCGCGATGGGTGGTTGCCAAGCCGAGATCGGCGTATCATCAGCCATGGCTGCCGCTGCGCTTACCGAAGCGCTTGGAGGCACGCAAAGACAAGCTTTAATGGCAGCTGAAATAGCCATGGAACACCACCTCGGCCTTACTTGCGACCCGATTGGCGGCTTGGTTCAAGTGCCATGCATTGAAAGGAATACCATGGGCGCTATCAAGGCTATCACCGCTTCGCAACTGGCATTACAAAGTAACCCTGAACTAGCAAAAGTATCTCTCGACGCCGTGGTAAAAACCATGTGGGATACCGCGCTAGACATGAACTCTAAATACAAGGAAACTTCCGATGGCGGGTTAGCTGTCAACATACCGATCAGTTTACCGGAATGTTAG
- a CDS encoding DUF7935 family protein yields MSQEKLLYIVLGVGAAFLIFITVKDLIKKPKNLVDKDTDTAKASAGSHSQVLSLKLQAYERMVLLVDRLTPQNLISRLYTSGMTVNDMHQVLVHTIKTEFEHNITQQIYVSAASWDAVKTMKDQTIALIHHVAASFPGDAPALELNKKLLELFSQTQDGATASDIVSSILNDEAKKIMV; encoded by the coding sequence GTGAGCCAGGAAAAATTATTATACATCGTTCTCGGGGTCGGGGCAGCATTCTTAATCTTTATTACCGTGAAGGATCTAATTAAGAAACCTAAAAACCTGGTAGATAAAGACACTGATACGGCAAAAGCTTCGGCCGGCAGCCACAGCCAAGTATTATCGTTAAAGTTGCAGGCATACGAGCGGATGGTACTATTAGTTGACCGCTTAACACCTCAAAATTTAATCAGCCGCTTATATACAAGTGGCATGACGGTGAACGATATGCACCAAGTATTAGTGCATACGATTAAAACCGAGTTTGAACATAACATTACACAACAAATTTATGTATCCGCTGCTTCCTGGGATGCTGTCAAAACGATGAAAGATCAAACGATCGCGTTGATCCATCACGTGGCGGCAAGTTTTCCGGGCGATGCTCCAGCCTTGGAACTGAATAAAAAATTGTTGGAATTATTTAGCCAAACACAGGACGGAGCCACCGCTTCAGATATCGTATCAAGTATACTGAATGATGAAGCGAAAAAAATAATGGTCTAA
- a CDS encoding M23 family metallopeptidase has translation MIVYILLLITLCLASWSCILWLKASGREGFARRMGWLMSLSLGVFVYLYGTWVYTTVYLKYAFWIVYCLVALYGTWKGRVKEVISVLPRWRLVLFVVWILVLNTFNILYFTGTTGTPGVVNLQLPFKKGTYYVLQGGKGLPTNFFHSSLRGAIYAMDIVKLDTYGRRADKIFSKDLRDYHIYNDTVYSPCAGIVARTESANPDNIPPNMNRGPKNTNQVLIETDSFFVFMGHLGQNKVFVKEGQYVNTGDPLGCVGNSGFSMEPHLHIQVHLKERGKAWYRGKPLYIEFDGKAYLLNDIIKRR, from the coding sequence ATGATTGTTTATATCCTATTATTGATCACATTGTGCTTGGCCTCCTGGTCATGTATTTTATGGCTGAAAGCTTCTGGCAGGGAGGGCTTTGCACGGCGGATGGGCTGGTTGATGTCTCTTTCCCTCGGTGTTTTCGTATACCTTTACGGCACCTGGGTTTATACAACGGTATATTTAAAATATGCCTTCTGGATCGTGTATTGCTTAGTTGCGCTATATGGAACTTGGAAGGGGCGGGTTAAGGAAGTGATCAGCGTGTTGCCAAGATGGCGGTTGGTGTTGTTTGTTGTTTGGATTTTAGTATTAAACACTTTCAATATCCTGTATTTTACAGGAACTACCGGCACGCCGGGGGTGGTAAATCTTCAATTGCCTTTTAAAAAGGGAACTTATTACGTATTACAAGGTGGTAAAGGCCTGCCTACGAATTTTTTCCATTCCAGCCTGAGGGGGGCTATTTACGCGATGGACATCGTGAAGTTAGATACTTATGGCAGAAGGGCAGACAAGATTTTTTCAAAGGATTTACGGGATTACCATATTTACAATGATACGGTTTACAGTCCTTGCGCCGGGATCGTAGCGCGCACCGAATCAGCGAATCCGGATAATATTCCCCCAAATATGAATCGCGGCCCTAAGAATACCAACCAGGTGTTGATTGAGACGGACAGCTTCTTTGTTTTCATGGGGCATTTAGGTCAAAACAAGGTCTTTGTAAAGGAAGGTCAATATGTCAATACCGGTGATCCCTTGGGATGCGTGGGAAATTCTGGTTTCAGCATGGAGCCGCATTTACATATCCAAGTTCATCTAAAAGAAAGAGGGAAAGCCTGGTACCGGGGGAAACCACTTTATATTGAGTTCGATGGAAAGGCTTACTTACTGAATGATATCATAAAACGTCGATGA
- a CDS encoding methyltransferase domain-containing protein, which produces MQSIHHQHCPVCQGKNIAFKLKAEDYTVSHQLFEIWQCSQCNARFTQGIPSPDAIGQYYQSEDYISHTETKSGLINRMYHSVRKITLRSKQNWVKSSVGLKHGSILDVGCGTGSFLSYMKQIGWDITGLEPDAGARQVAKQLYQLDIQPIDELFTLPAASFDVITLWHVLEHVHGLHAYMEQLHRLLKPGGSLLIAVPNYTSLDAAHYGKYWAAYDVPRHLYHFSPQSMQWLLEKHHFKLHKKHPMVFDSFYVSLLSEKYKSGKSRLLSGGWNGFLSYLKGLKYVDTCSSIVYESKLGNL; this is translated from the coding sequence ATGCAATCCATCCACCATCAACATTGCCCTGTATGCCAGGGAAAAAATATAGCGTTCAAATTAAAAGCCGAGGATTACACGGTATCGCATCAACTATTCGAAATTTGGCAATGTTCGCAATGCAATGCCCGTTTTACGCAGGGCATCCCCTCCCCGGATGCCATCGGCCAATATTACCAATCTGAAGATTATATTTCCCATACGGAAACTAAATCGGGCCTGATAAACCGGATGTACCACAGCGTCAGGAAAATCACCTTGCGTTCCAAGCAAAATTGGGTAAAATCATCAGTGGGACTAAAACACGGCAGCATTTTGGATGTTGGTTGCGGAACGGGTTCTTTTCTCAGTTATATGAAACAGATCGGTTGGGATATTACCGGGCTAGAGCCGGATGCCGGCGCACGGCAAGTTGCCAAACAACTATATCAACTCGATATTCAACCGATAGATGAACTGTTTACATTACCGGCAGCTTCATTTGATGTAATTACACTATGGCATGTACTGGAACATGTACACGGGTTACATGCTTATATGGAACAGTTGCACCGGTTACTGAAACCGGGTGGTTCTTTATTAATTGCCGTACCGAATTATACATCGTTGGATGCTGCTCATTACGGAAAATATTGGGCTGCTTACGATGTTCCCAGGCATTTATACCATTTTTCGCCGCAGTCCATGCAATGGCTATTAGAAAAACATCATTTCAAATTGCATAAGAAGCACCCTATGGTGTTCGATTCATTTTATGTAAGCTTACTTAGTGAAAAATACAAAAGTGGCAAAAGCAGGTTATTAAGCGGGGGATGGAACGGATTTTTATCGTACCTCAAGGGGTTGAAATATGTTGATACTTGTAGTTCGATTGTTTACGAATCCAAATTAGGAAATTTGTAG
- a CDS encoding FKBP-type peptidyl-prolyl cis-trans isomerase, whose product MKQFLWMTGLAVATVLAACNKNDYNEFDQIRIENQKIEAYLAENSIDAQEDQQYNFYYKVIDEGSGRSFDDSSMVKFTYKASTLGGPVVMNDSATSYLIGIIRGLRYGIPKVKEGGKIDLYLPSPYAFGQSGNGSISKNTPVYFQIEAKELVASLSNSVELELETEKIEHYLDTSNLEYEKDPSGVYYKIEEPGTGDSFTSEATVKVAYKGTLMNGTVFDQNAGYTAKLTSLIKGWQIGVPKVKVGGKIKLIIPSTLAYDDMSSGQVQAHSILFFDVEVLEKIQ is encoded by the coding sequence ATGAAGCAATTTCTTTGGATGACGGGCTTGGCTGTCGCAACTGTACTGGCTGCATGTAATAAGAATGATTACAATGAATTTGATCAAATTCGAATTGAAAATCAAAAGATTGAGGCTTACCTCGCGGAGAATAGCATCGATGCGCAAGAAGATCAACAATATAATTTCTATTACAAGGTCATCGATGAAGGCAGCGGCCGTTCCTTCGATGATTCCAGCATGGTAAAATTCACATATAAAGCTTCTACCCTGGGTGGACCCGTTGTGATGAACGACAGCGCTACCAGTTACCTGATTGGCATTATCCGTGGCTTGAGATACGGTATTCCCAAGGTAAAAGAAGGCGGTAAAATTGATTTATACTTGCCCTCCCCTTATGCTTTCGGGCAATCCGGTAATGGATCCATCAGCAAAAACACCCCGGTTTATTTCCAAATCGAAGCCAAAGAACTCGTTGCTTCACTGAGCAACTCCGTTGAACTGGAATTAGAAACAGAAAAAATTGAGCATTACCTTGATACCAGCAACCTGGAATACGAGAAAGATCCTTCCGGTGTATATTATAAAATTGAAGAACCGGGAACCGGTGATTCTTTCACTAGCGAGGCTACCGTAAAAGTAGCCTACAAAGGCACCTTGATGAACGGAACGGTATTCGATCAAAACGCGGGTTACACCGCTAAATTGACATCCCTGATCAAGGGCTGGCAAATCGGGGTACCAAAGGTAAAAGTTGGCGGTAAGATCAAGCTGATCATTCCTTCTACCTTGGCTTACGATGATATGAGCTCCGGCCAGGTTCAAGCACACTCCATATTATTCTTCGATGTAGAAGTATTAGAAAAAATCCAATAG
- a CDS encoding acyl-CoA mutase large subunit family protein — MEKIIKTDAGIEIKPVYTTPVPMDELPGKFPFTRGIHATMYRDKLWTMRQYAGFSTAEASNQRYHYLLSQGVMGLSVAFDLPTQIGYDSDHPMAEGEVGKVGVAIDSIEDMEVLFRGISLENVSTSMTINATAYILLAFYIALAKKQGADLKKISGTIQNDILKEYAARGTFIYPPKPSMRLITDIFDFCSKEVPKWNTISISGYHIREAGANAVQELAFTLANGKAYLQAAMEKGLDINVFAKRLSFFFNAHNHLFEEVAKFRAARKMWANITSSLGATDPKAQMLRFHTQTGGSTLTAQQPHNNIVRVAIQSMAATLGGTQSLHTNGYDEAISLPTEEAARIALRTQQIIGFESGIPDTVDPLAGSFYVESLTQEIENRAWDLIAKIDAMGGAVSAIEQGFIQDEIARSAYEYQRAIENGEKIIVGVNKFTVEEGISPEPFRIDDSIRKVQSEKLESLRCRRDSAKVVAVLSKLEETARGTENIMPIVIEAVENYCTLGEIADTLRKVFGEYH; from the coding sequence ATGGAAAAGATCATAAAGACAGATGCCGGGATCGAGATAAAACCCGTTTATACGACGCCTGTTCCCATGGATGAATTACCGGGAAAATTTCCCTTTACCCGGGGCATACATGCAACCATGTACCGTGATAAACTCTGGACTATGCGGCAGTACGCCGGGTTTAGTACCGCGGAAGCATCGAATCAAAGGTATCATTACCTGCTTAGCCAAGGGGTAATGGGACTAAGCGTAGCTTTTGATCTTCCTACACAAATAGGGTATGACAGCGATCACCCGATGGCCGAAGGTGAAGTAGGGAAAGTGGGTGTGGCCATCGACTCTATTGAAGACATGGAAGTACTTTTCCGGGGAATTTCCCTCGAAAATGTATCTACTTCTATGACTATCAATGCCACCGCTTATATTTTATTAGCATTTTACATAGCCTTGGCAAAGAAACAAGGCGCCGATCTTAAGAAAATCTCGGGCACCATACAGAACGATATCCTAAAGGAATATGCGGCCAGGGGAACATTTATCTATCCCCCGAAGCCATCCATGAGATTAATTACTGATATATTCGACTTTTGTAGCAAGGAAGTTCCGAAATGGAATACGATTTCCATTTCCGGTTACCATATCCGGGAAGCGGGGGCAAATGCAGTACAGGAACTTGCTTTCACCTTGGCCAACGGCAAAGCTTACCTACAAGCCGCCATGGAAAAAGGCCTGGACATTAACGTGTTTGCAAAACGTTTATCATTTTTCTTCAATGCGCATAATCATTTATTTGAAGAAGTGGCCAAATTCCGTGCTGCAAGGAAGATGTGGGCCAATATTACCAGCTCGCTCGGTGCAACTGATCCCAAGGCACAAATGTTGCGCTTCCATACCCAAACCGGGGGCAGCACTTTAACAGCTCAACAGCCGCATAATAATATTGTAAGGGTAGCTATTCAATCCATGGCCGCAACTTTAGGCGGAACGCAATCCTTACATACTAATGGTTACGATGAAGCGATCTCCTTACCTACGGAGGAAGCAGCAAGGATCGCTTTACGTACACAACAAATTATCGGGTTCGAAAGTGGGATTCCAGATACGGTAGATCCATTAGCCGGCTCTTTTTACGTGGAATCGCTTACACAGGAAATCGAAAACCGCGCCTGGGATTTGATTGCCAAAATCGATGCTATGGGCGGTGCAGTAAGTGCCATTGAGCAAGGATTTATCCAAGATGAGATCGCCAGGAGCGCTTATGAATACCAAAGAGCTATAGAGAACGGTGAAAAAATTATCGTAGGCGTAAACAAATTTACGGTAGAAGAAGGTATAAGCCCGGAACCGTTCCGCATCGACGATAGTATCCGTAAAGTGCAATCCGAAAAATTGGAGTCATTGCGATGCCGGCGCGATAGTGCCAAAGTAGTAGCAGTCCTGTCCAAATTAGAAGAAACAGCCCGCGGAACCGAGAACATTATGCCCATTGTTATCGAGGCGGTTGAAAATTATTGTACCCTTGGAGAAATAGCGGATACATTAAGAAAAGTTTTCGGGGAATACCATTAA
- a CDS encoding cation:proton antiporter, with protein sequence MLHLPNLIVDLALILGAAGITTLIFKKLKQPLVLGYIIAGILVGPHFTLVPSITDIENVKVWADIGVIFLLFSLGLEFSFKKLVKVGGSASISAIVEVAVMLVLGYVTGRFMGWSSMDSIFLGGILSISSTTIIIRAFDELGVKNQLFARLVFGILVVEDLVAILLLVLLSTLAISQKFAGGEMAMSVGKLSFFLVLWFLAGIFIIPTFLKRTKKLMSDETLLIVSLALCLSMVILATQVGFSPALGAFIMGSILAETTSAEKIEHLTMSVKDLFGAIFFVSVGMLIEPKMIVDYAGPIGIIIVVTIIGKTLSTATGALLSGQGLKQSLQAGMSLAQIGEFSFIIATLGMTLNVTSDFLYPIAVAVSALTTFTTPYMIRFAAPFYDWLESKMPVKLKRKLSRYTSGTQTINKESDWQAMLKSYVIHVVVLGVILIGIILVSSRYLAPFLFETMENIAAAKVLATGITLLAMTPFLWALTMRPINKSARNRIWLNKLQRAPLLALDFSRILIAVFLIGFLLDQFYTTATAIVVTLVLIVIIVILNKRLQKLYQGIEERFITNLNDREIQAAKRHRNITPWDAHLTSFIVPAESLVVGHTLSELELREKFGANVAMIERGSLIIMPPSRDERLFPGDKISVISTDDQLQGIQAYLESPIQQISPEQAKEDITLENFVIQDDSPLLGKTIRQSSVRETTQGLIVGIERRGNRLLNPPSDFIFQEGDIIWIVGRKQKIKQLIKPSNNPVTPG encoded by the coding sequence ATGCTTCATTTACCAAATTTAATAGTAGACCTCGCCTTGATATTAGGTGCCGCCGGCATCACGACACTGATTTTCAAAAAGCTGAAACAACCTCTCGTGCTGGGGTATATCATCGCGGGCATATTGGTTGGCCCCCATTTTACCTTGGTTCCCTCCATTACGGATATTGAAAATGTAAAAGTGTGGGCAGATATCGGTGTTATATTCTTGTTATTTAGCCTCGGTTTAGAATTTAGTTTTAAAAAACTAGTAAAAGTTGGCGGATCTGCTTCGATTTCTGCCATTGTAGAAGTGGCCGTAATGTTGGTATTGGGTTATGTTACCGGCCGTTTTATGGGTTGGTCATCGATGGATAGCATTTTCCTAGGCGGTATTTTGTCTATTTCTTCCACCACGATCATCATCCGGGCCTTTGATGAACTGGGTGTTAAAAACCAATTATTTGCCCGGCTCGTTTTCGGTATCTTGGTGGTAGAGGACTTGGTGGCAATTTTACTATTAGTATTATTATCCACGCTGGCAATTAGCCAAAAATTTGCCGGTGGAGAAATGGCGATGTCTGTAGGAAAACTTAGTTTCTTCTTGGTACTTTGGTTCCTAGCAGGCATATTCATAATACCAACTTTCTTGAAAAGAACGAAAAAGTTGATGAGCGATGAAACTTTGCTGATCGTTTCGTTAGCCTTGTGTTTATCGATGGTTATCCTCGCTACACAAGTCGGCTTCTCCCCTGCCCTCGGTGCCTTTATCATGGGTTCTATCCTTGCGGAAACGACCTCCGCAGAAAAGATCGAACACCTCACGATGTCGGTTAAAGATTTATTCGGCGCCATATTTTTCGTTTCCGTAGGTATGTTGATCGAGCCGAAAATGATCGTGGATTACGCGGGCCCTATCGGCATTATTATCGTTGTAACGATTATAGGGAAAACGCTTAGCACGGCAACGGGCGCTTTACTATCCGGGCAGGGCTTAAAACAGAGCTTGCAGGCAGGAATGAGCTTAGCCCAGATCGGGGAGTTCTCCTTTATCATCGCTACTTTGGGTATGACCTTAAACGTAACAAGTGATTTTCTATACCCGATCGCGGTGGCAGTTTCTGCATTGACAACCTTTACCACTCCTTACATGATAAGGTTTGCAGCCCCTTTCTATGATTGGCTGGAATCAAAAATGCCGGTCAAACTCAAACGGAAATTATCGCGCTACACATCCGGTACACAAACGATCAATAAGGAAAGCGACTGGCAAGCGATGTTGAAATCTTACGTAATTCACGTGGTCGTGCTGGGTGTAATTTTGATTGGTATTATCCTGGTTTCAAGTAGATACCTTGCTCCATTCCTTTTTGAAACCATGGAAAATATTGCCGCTGCAAAAGTATTGGCGACGGGGATTACCCTGCTGGCGATGACGCCTTTTTTATGGGCATTAACCATGCGTCCTATCAATAAATCGGCCAGGAACAGGATTTGGCTCAACAAATTACAACGGGCGCCACTCTTGGCATTGGATTTTTCACGCATATTGATCGCCGTGTTTTTGATTGGATTCTTACTAGATCAATTTTATACAACCGCTACCGCTATCGTAGTCACGTTGGTATTGATTGTTATTATCGTGATTCTTAATAAAAGGCTTCAGAAATTATACCAAGGGATCGAGGAAAGGTTTATCACCAATTTAAATGATCGCGAGATACAAGCTGCAAAAAGACACCGCAATATTACTCCCTGGGATGCCCACTTAACGAGCTTTATCGTTCCCGCGGAATCATTAGTTGTTGGACATACCTTGTCCGAATTGGAATTAAGGGAAAAATTCGGTGCAAATGTGGCTATGATCGAAAGAGGTAGCCTCATCATCATGCCACCGAGCCGGGATGAAAGACTTTTTCCCGGTGATAAGATATCGGTTATCAGCACGGACGATCAACTTCAAGGCATACAGGCATACCTCGAATCTCCGATCCAACAAATTTCGCCTGAACAAGCAAAAGAAGATATTACACTGGAGAATTTTGTTATCCAGGATGACTCGCCATTACTCGGGAAAACAATCCGCCAGTCCAGCGTGCGGGAAACAACACAAGGATTAATTGTAGGGATCGAACGCAGGGGCAATCGACTGTTAAACCCACCATCAGACTTCATCTTCCAAGAAGGAGATATCATCTGGATCGTGGGTCGCAAACAAAAGATCAAACAATTAATCAAACCCAGCAACAACCCGGTAACACCCGGATAA
- a CDS encoding ATP-dependent DNA helicase, which produces MTTAQQLEKQWISAFSQSNLVDGNTKQFNPLIAHQLFYGKQHAEYPAEYPDHFLELYQELEEREQADAVQQLLVFLAFVGINIPADTIQIFIEKYPHQYKHIFKRAYYILKTLAHRDTNLDINQPFTENRDDIYYLINLVLADAPKELQLELFEDVDLPTLYNRYVNIPEGYDQDPVIKDLFNSLEQSNTSFFITGKAGTGKSTFLHYFAQHSKKTVLMTAFTGIAAINVGGVTLHSFFKFPLKPLLPGDDEIPIFKRNAPNRKIIEKTDTIVIDEVSMLRADLMQAIDYSLRHNGGNPHLPFGGKQVLLVGDLFQLPPVVDQKDEVERFIFKEIYKSEYFFDAPAFEELNPVFFEFQKIHRQKDDHHFIKLLNEIRVYESSEETLRQINAQHQPNYSAKQDEFAITLTSNNAIANKENAYKLEALPFVEHVFEATINGDFKTDRYPTHKSLVLKKNAQVILVKNDITTPESPVRRWVNGTIAKVDFISSDIIEIRLQDGTTHKIVPETWENRQYTYDREKGRVMSKVIGTFTQYPVKLAWAITIHKSQGLSFDNVVIDLGRGAFVNGQVYVALSRCRSLQGIHLKNPIRQQDIIPDRRIAQFYLRQPDMPQHYQGIEDFFSRHQDFALQYLSLHYPFTDQQVEKYFNLLSDGSAYYTHFIDREARIVQSKLDIKFNPTIQWTPGLLQKIQMGITDPASGQLKGLHDDTRPPLLLNEELKAWNQSLWALAYSQDYVSESTRDINFGLPPQILDPKGYGKLSVEEIVGMYPKKKLELLTNKSIWLKTVKPLLRQEFVVQLLDNMVQQPKLPIIDVL; this is translated from the coding sequence ATGACAACTGCACAACAGCTAGAAAAACAATGGATATCAGCCTTTAGCCAATCGAACCTGGTAGATGGGAATACGAAGCAATTTAACCCTTTGATTGCCCACCAGCTATTTTATGGCAAACAACATGCAGAATACCCGGCGGAATACCCGGATCATTTCCTGGAACTTTACCAAGAATTGGAAGAACGGGAACAGGCGGATGCCGTTCAACAACTGTTAGTATTCTTGGCTTTCGTTGGTATCAACATTCCTGCCGACACGATTCAAATATTTATCGAGAAATATCCACATCAATACAAGCATATTTTCAAAAGAGCTTATTATATACTGAAAACGTTAGCCCACCGCGATACGAACTTAGATATAAACCAGCCGTTCACCGAGAACCGCGATGATATTTATTACCTGATTAACCTCGTGCTGGCAGATGCCCCGAAGGAATTACAATTGGAATTATTCGAGGATGTAGATTTGCCCACGCTGTATAATCGTTATGTGAATATTCCCGAAGGCTACGATCAAGATCCCGTTATCAAGGATTTATTTAATAGTCTTGAACAATCTAATACATCATTTTTTATAACGGGGAAAGCGGGCACCGGGAAATCAACTTTCCTGCATTACTTTGCACAGCATTCGAAGAAAACCGTGTTGATGACTGCCTTCACGGGTATCGCGGCGATTAATGTTGGCGGCGTAACTTTACATTCATTTTTCAAATTTCCTTTGAAACCCTTGTTGCCGGGAGATGATGAGATTCCGATCTTCAAGAGAAACGCGCCGAATCGAAAAATTATCGAGAAAACCGATACTATCGTTATCGATGAGGTGTCTATGCTCCGCGCGGATTTAATGCAAGCCATCGATTATTCATTAAGACATAACGGCGGCAACCCGCATTTACCTTTCGGGGGCAAACAGGTATTGCTAGTTGGCGATTTATTCCAACTCCCCCCGGTTGTTGATCAAAAGGATGAAGTAGAACGGTTTATATTCAAAGAAATTTATAAAAGTGAATATTTCTTCGATGCCCCCGCTTTCGAAGAACTGAACCCGGTATTCTTCGAATTTCAGAAAATCCACCGCCAAAAAGATGATCATCACTTCATTAAATTACTCAATGAAATCAGGGTATACGAATCATCCGAAGAAACACTGCGGCAAATCAATGCGCAACATCAACCTAATTATAGTGCTAAGCAAGACGAATTTGCCATTACGTTAACCAGCAATAATGCGATTGCTAACAAGGAAAACGCATATAAACTGGAAGCTTTACCCTTCGTGGAACACGTGTTTGAAGCTACGATCAACGGTGATTTCAAAACGGATCGTTACCCTACGCATAAAAGCCTGGTACTGAAAAAAAATGCACAGGTGATACTTGTTAAAAATGATATCACGACACCGGAATCGCCCGTTCGCCGCTGGGTAAACGGCACGATTGCCAAAGTAGATTTTATTTCGAGTGATATCATCGAAATACGCTTGCAAGATGGTACCACGCATAAAATTGTACCTGAAACTTGGGAAAACAGGCAATATACTTACGACAGGGAAAAAGGCCGCGTCATGTCGAAGGTCATCGGTACATTTACACAGTACCCGGTTAAACTGGCATGGGCCATCACGATCCATAAAAGTCAAGGCTTGAGCTTTGATAACGTCGTGATTGACCTGGGGCGCGGGGCATTCGTGAACGGGCAGGTTTACGTGGCCTTGAGCCGATGCAGGAGCTTGCAAGGCATCCATTTGAAAAATCCTATCCGCCAGCAAGATATTATTCCGGACAGGCGCATCGCTCAATTTTATTTAAGGCAGCCCGATATGCCGCAACATTATCAAGGCATTGAAGATTTCTTTAGCAGGCACCAGGATTTTGCTTTACAGTACTTATCATTGCATTACCCGTTTACCGATCAACAAGTTGAAAAATACTTCAACCTCCTGAGTGATGGCAGCGCGTATTATACGCATTTTATCGATCGCGAAGCCCGCATCGTGCAATCTAAGCTGGATATAAAGTTTAATCCTACCATCCAATGGACACCCGGCTTGCTACAAAAAATTCAAATGGGTATTACTGATCCCGCTAGCGGACAATTGAAAGGGTTACATGACGATACCCGGCCGCCGCTGTTGTTGAACGAAGAGTTGAAAGCTTGGAATCAAAGTTTGTGGGCCTTGGCATACAGCCAAGATTATGTTTCTGAAAGTACAAGGGATATCAACTTCGGTTTGCCTCCGCAAATTCTCGACCCGAAAGGATACGGGAAGCTTTCGGTTGAAGAGATCGTCGGTATGTACCCGAAGAAGAAGCTGGAATTATTAACTAACAAAAGCATTTGGCTGAAAACTGTCAAGCCTTTATTACGGCAGGAATTCGTAGTACAATTGCTCGACAACATGGTTCAACAACCGAAGTTACCCATCATCGACGTTTTATGA